Genomic DNA from Sandaracinaceae bacterium:
AATGGCATGGTCGTCCCGGGCAGCAGACGCGCCGCAGGGAGCAACGCTGTGACACTGGCGTCGCTCTGCGACGGGATGGCGTCTGACGTTCTCACGAGTATTCCTCCGGCAGCTCGATGTGAGCGTCCACGTACGCGTCGAGGTCGTCCGTACGGGTCACGACCAGCAGCGTGACGTCCCGCGCGATGGACGCGAGCACCGTCCGCTGCAGCCGCCTGGGGAGGCCGTCGAGGGCGCCGTCGAGCACCAGCAGCGCGGGATGGGCAGCCAGCGCACGGGCAATCACCAAGCGCTGCGCCTCCTCCCGCGTGAGGGGCGCGCCGCCTTCCCCGAGGATGGTCTGGAGTCCTTCGGGAAGCATCTCGACCCTTTCCGAGAGACCCACCCGCTCGAGGATGCCCCACACGTCGCGGGGCGTGAGCGCTCGACCGACCGCGGCGACGTTCTCGGATACGCTCGTGGGCAGCACCTCGGGCTCGGCCACCAGGAGCACACGCGAGCGCAGGCCCTGCAAGCTGAGGTCCCGCACGTCGTCGCCATCCAGCCGAACCACACCCGAAGCCTGCACCCGCAGACCGAAGAGCAGGTCCACCAGGGCGCGTGTCCGCTCGGCGCCACCTCGCACCACGAGGCGCTGCCCGGGCTCGAGGACCAGGCTCAGGTCGCGGAGCTCGCCGCCAGGCGTGGACACGCGGCGCAGCTCGACCTTGGCTGCCCCACGGGCACGGGCGGGCAGCGACCCGCCCTCGCGCTCGAGCGGGAGGTCGAGCAGCAAGTGCAGCTTGTCGGCGGCCGCGACCAGGTCGTAGGCGGTCTCGAGCTTGCCGCCCAGCTTGCTGAGCGACACGACCACGAGGTTCACCACGAGCTCCGCGGCCACCAGCTGCCCGACGGAGAGCTCGCGCTGGACCACCAACCAACCGCCGAGACCCAACAGCGTGGCGCTCGCCATCACCTGCAGCCCCAGCGTGCCGATGTACTGCCGGAAGACGATCCGGAAGTGAGCATCGCGCGCGCCCAGCCACGCCGCCGCGAGGGCGTCGAGGCGCCGCTGCGCGAACTCGCCCCCGCCGCCGAGCTTGAGGAGGTTGCGCTGGACGGCCATGTCCTCGAGCCAAGCCGCGATCGCGTACTTGGCCTTGGACTCGTAAATGGCGGTGTACGTGGCGCCCCGCCCCATGAGGCGCAGCACCACGAAGAGCCCGGCCACGATCAGCCCGCCGAAGCCCAGCAGCAGGGGGTGGTAGACCGCCAGGAGCACCAGCCCAGCCACCACCGCGAGCACCGCCTCGATACCCCCGAGGGCCAGCGAGGCGATGGCCTTCTGCGCCACGAAGACATCGAAGAAGCGGTTCATCAGCTCCGACCCCCGATGAGCCTGGAACGCGTCTGCGCTGACACGCCGCAAGCGCTCCGAGAGCCGCGACACCACGCGCACGACCAGCCGGCGCTGGATGACCTCCACCATGAACGCCTGCGTGGCTTGGAGCACCGCAGAGAACACGAGGCCTGCCGCGAGGAACAGCGTGAGCAACACGATGGGCTGAACCACCGTGCCGAACGCGACCGTGTTGACGAGCACCTGCACCGTCAGCGGGAGCACCAGCGACAGCAACCCCACGCCGGTGGCGTATACCGCGATGGCGAGCAGGTCGGAGCGGTCCTCCCGGACGAGGTCGTACGCCACCCGCCAGGGCGACTCGTCATCGTGGAGCTCGAGCGGCAGGGAGCGTGGGGAATCCACGGCGAGCCAGGTGTGCTCGCTGTGGACGCTGGTCAGCCCGAGGCGGGCCGCCAGCTGAGGTGCTCCCAGCCACTCGCGCTGGCCCCGCTCATCCTCGACGCGCACCCGCGGCCCCAGCCTCTCCAGCAGAAGGCAGAGCGAGCCATCGTGCCCGACCGTGGCCATGGGGCGACCGCGTCGGACCCCCTGCAGCGCCACGTCCAGAGGCGCCTCGAAGGTCT
This window encodes:
- a CDS encoding ABC transporter ATP-binding protein; its protein translation is MNETSVIDPLVDRLRTLLGLPPHAGEAVLAREVAAAPSPSPEAESSTTEGEPVVDEPPPPERSAFEQLVDRVARAGLSLQTFEAPLDVALQGVRRGRPMATVGHDGSLCLLLERLGPRVRVEDERGQREWLGAPQLAARLGLTSVHSEHTWLAVDSPRSLPLELHDDESPWRVAYDLVREDRSDLLAIAVYATGVGLLSLVLPLTVQVLVNTVAFGTVVQPIVLLTLFLAAGLVFSAVLQATQAFMVEVIQRRLVVRVVSRLSERLRRVSADAFQAHRGSELMNRFFDVFVAQKAIASLALGGIEAVLAVVAGLVLLAVYHPLLLGFGGLIVAGLFVVLRLMGRGATYTAIYESKAKYAIAAWLEDMAVQRNLLKLGGGGEFAQRRLDALAAAWLGARDAHFRIVFRQYIGTLGLQVMASATLLGLGGWLVVQRELSVGQLVAAELVVNLVVVSLSKLGGKLETAYDLVAAADKLHLLLDLPLEREGGSLPARARGAAKVELRRVSTPGGELRDLSLVLEPGQRLVVRGGAERTRALVDLLFGLRVQASGVVRLDGDDVRDLSLQGLRSRVLLVAEPEVLPTSVSENVAAVGRALTPRDVWGILERVGLSERVEMLPEGLQTILGEGGAPLTREEAQRLVIARALAAHPALLVLDGALDGLPRRLQRTVLASIARDVTLLVVTRTDDLDAYVDAHIELPEEYS